In Runella sp. SP2, the genomic window GAAATAGCTTATTAGTACAAAAAGGAGAATATTTCCAATTTTTGATTTCATAGCGTCATAACAATTTGTTGAGTTTGGCGATATTGATTATTCAGTTCAAGCAAATACTCACGGTAAGGTTCGGAAATAGCGGCTGGAGACATACTAATCGCCAGCGTAATTTTTTCGACTCCATTGGTGGTATAGCTTCTATTATCATCAATATTTTTAATACCGTAGCGGGTATAAAATCGCTCATGTGTTGGGCAACAATTTATGACTACATACGAACAATCTTCGTGCTGAATATGCGTACTTAACGAACTCTCTATCAACAATCTAGCAGCTCCGCTACTTTGGTAACGTGGATGAATGATGAAACGACTTGCTTCGCAAATAACATCTCCATTATCTTCCAAGGTTCTTTTAAATTCAAAATGACTAGCAGGAACATTTTCATAACTCAAAAAGGGATAATCTTCCTTCATAGTTTGTGGTATCAGGGTTCCGTACTCTGCCTTCATTGCCTCAGCAAGCGGATTCGTATAAATTTTAGCAGGAAAAATGGCCCTAACGTAGCCTACCATTTCATGTTCTCGAAAAAATCCAAAATGCTTGGAATGTAAATCGAAACCATCAATGTCTATTTGTTGCTCATTTTCACGGATAAAAGCCTTGTTTTCAGAATGTTGGCAAGCCTGATACCGCATCCGAAAAGCATGTTTCAACTCTGCTTTTTCTGTAATTTCTCGAAAAACGAAAGTAAAGGGCGTTTTCATTGCATAATGAATAAATTATTGAACAAAGGTCGAAAAGACACTACGATGGTGCCCTCATGGTTTTCCATGAAATCGACTCATGGAAAACCATGAATTTGATCTAAGCTGAAATGCGACGGCTACTGTTCTACCGCTAAATTGTAGGGAATTTTAATAATGACTTCCATTCCTTGCCCCACTGCCGAATGTATCTCCATCGTACCATGGAGCAGTTGGGTTCGTGCCTGCAAATTAGAAAGGCCATTCCCATTTTTGCGTTTGGCTTGGGCTACATCAAAGCCTACGCCATTGTCATTGTAACTCAAAGTTAAACACTTAACACTGAAATCAAGGTAAAAGGCCGCCTCGGTAGCGCTTGCGTGCTTGAGGGTATTTTGAAGCAATTCCTGAGCAATTCGGTACAAATTCACTTCATACTCCTCAGCCAAGTGTTTCGGAAATCTACGACTCACGTTGACAATGACATATACCTTCTGCGTTTGATTGATAAGCATAGCCCGCTCGCGCAAAACCCCTACTAATCCTTTGATTTTCAAACCTCTAGGACTCATGTCATTGATAAGTCCTCGCAAATCATCGAAGGTAGTTTCCAGTACATTTTCCAATTTCGATTTGAGGGTTGTGATTTCTATGTTTCCAAGTAAACCCACCATGATTCGGAGTGCGGTAAGGTTGGCGCCAATGCCGTCGTGCACCTCCTTGGCAAAGCGATTTCGTTCGATTTCTTGGGTCTGTACCATTAGCTTTATTTCCTTGCGTTGCTGTGCCAAAAGTCGCCGAACACGGTATTTATCAAAGAAATACAAGCCAATTATCATCCCCAAAAATAGTAAGGCTTTGAACCACTTCGTTTGCCAAAAATAGGGCCGAATCTCTATGTTGAGTTGGGTAGGAATCGGATTCCAAACACCATCACTATTGGCCGCTTTCACCTCAAATACATATTTACCAGCTGGTACTTGGATAAAGCGTGCGATGGTTTGTTTGTTGGCGTTAACCCACGTACTATCCGACCCCAAAAGCCGAAATTGGTAACTATTAACCCCTTCCGACACGTAATCAATAACGCTGTACTGAATAGCAAACGAATTGCTATCGGGCGGCAGCGTAATGGACGTTGCTTCACTGATAACCACGGGCAATTTATAGGGTGCTTCCTTGACCGTCAATTGCGTCAAATAGGGTTGACTCAAATACGTATTCTTTTTAATATCTTCTGGGTAAAAGCGGTTAAAACCCTGACTTCCACCAAAAAACATTTCTCCATCGGGTGCAAGGGAGGCCGTTCGCGAATTAAAATCATTGCTTTGCAGTCCATCGGTAAGCTTAAAGTTTTCGACTTTTGACTTCACGGGATCTATCCTCGACATACCCCGTGAAGTACTTACCCAAAAATGCCCCTTTTTATCGACAAGCGCATCATACACATACTCACTGGCAAGCCCTTGCTTGGGCGTCCATTTGGTGACTTTCCAAGTAGTTTTAGAAATAACCAACAAACCCGTGGCACTTGCCCCTAACACCTGATTATGAGCTACATCGTTGTAGCCATTGCGAAAAATAGCGCCTGTAATCGGGGCAGTAGTGGCCCTCCAGACTGTGTCTTGGAGGTAGCCTATGTGTAGTTTTCCATTAAAACCCACGTAAAACCGCCCTTCTTTGTCCATTAAACACACACGCCCATTGGTTCCAAAAAAAGGAATTCGTTGGAAAGTAAAACGTTTTCGATGAAATACAAACATCCCCGATTCGGTATTCAGAACCAGCGTCATAGGAGTTGCTTCAAAGACATCTCGAACGGTATTGGCAAATTTAGACTCGTTTTGAAGCGTATCGGGGTTCACAAATGTTCGTATTTTTTGACTCGACGGGTCATACACACAAAGCCTATTTTTTGCCATAATCCAAACGTTTCCATCCTTACTTCGGAAGGTGCGTCCGCCTGTGTTATTGAGCTTATCATTAAGACTAGGCGAAAACAACTCATTCGTTTTTTTATTGTACAACAGCACTTGATAGTCGTCCAAATTTACCCTCAGCAAGTTATCATTGAGCGCCAAAAAACCTCGATTTGAAAGCTTTATGGGTACTTCATGCGTACTGGCGGTGATTTTTTGAAATTTGGGAATCAACGGGTTAAGTTTATAGCCATAGTTAAAATTCCAAAGCCACTGCACCCCATCGCCAAAGGTTTTGTAATGAGGATAGACCGCTTTCGGTAAAGTCACCACCGAATGATGGGGTGCAAAAAACTCCTGCGTTTTCGTAGTCGGTTTGACGGTTCGTAAATCATTACTTATGAGCATACCTGAAAAATCTTTTGTTGCCGCATAAATCCCTTTATCGGTCAGTTTAAAGTGGCTAAAAAAGGTGGGTTGCCCCAGTTTGTTCAGTGGATGATTACTAAATACATAACGACACTCAAATGTCTGTGTATCAAACCTCAAAAGTCCTTCCAAAAGATGAATCCAGAGATAACGTTTCCCATCAAACATAGATTGATGATCGTAGAAGTTATTATCCTCAAAAAAAGGCACTTGGGTTAACACAACAGTTTTCCGTCGAGTCACTAAATCAAAATAAAACAACTGCTGGTTTGAAGGCGATATACACCAGAGTCTCGCTCCTATCAGTCCCAGCGGTTGTCCTTTCATCGGTCTCCACCCGTCCTTTGTTTTCTCTTTAAGGTGAACAAAGCGTTCGGTTTTTCGTAAAAAATACGCAACGGTCGAGTACCGCTCAAAAAAACTTGGAATTCTATTCACCCCCAACCAAAAATTGCTATTGGGGTCTTCCACAATGGTCCTGACCAAATCCACTGCACGAATGGCCGAATCGCGCACGAAGCGCATTTGAGTACCGTCGTAGCGACAAAGCCCCCCAGGTGTTCCCATCCAAACAAAGCCTTTTTTATCTTTATGAAGGCAAAAAATGGAGCCAGAAATATACTCTTTGTCCGCGTCAAGAATAGAAACGAGGTACTTTTTTTGCGCCCAACCAAAACTTATCCCTAAGCCGATGAGTACAAAAAAGCTTCTCCAAAGATGTACAAACAGTGACCTCAATTGATGTAAGGAAGTGATAGCGAATGAATTCCAAAATTAGGGTTTCTTTGGAATCTTGCAAACTACGCACGATAGCATTTCCTTGTAGTAGTGGCCATAACCGCAATTGGTGCAAAGGCACGACTCAAATTCTGCAACAACTCTTTGATATCAATCATCCGACTTTAATCACTAATTTACCACGTACGTGCCCTGCTTCTACGTTGGTAGTGGCTTCATAGATACTTTCTAGGCCACCATATATTTTATCCAAATGCAGTCGAAGTTTTCCCTCTTTTACTTGGTTAGTAACCCAAGCTAAATCGCTGGTAGTGAGCTTTAGCATCAGCAATGCCATTTTTTTAGAACGAAACGGATTTAAGGCTACCTGCAAAAACTTGGCTGGTCCAGGTACCGTATTGATAAAAATCCCGCCCTTTTTTAGTGCTTGTTGTGCCTGTTTGAACGTGTATTTATCAACAATATCAATGATTAGATCGTATGCTTCTTCTCTTTCAAAAGGGTCTTGAACGGTGTAGTCTATGACTTCGTCGGCACCTAGTCCTTTCACAAACTCAAAGTTAGAAGCTCGACAAACGCCCGTTACGCTCGCACCCATCTGTTTGGCTATTTGTACAGCCAAATGCCCCAAAGCGCCCGCTGCGCCTAAAATCATCACTCGTTGTCCCGATTTGAGTTTTCCTAAGTCGCGCAAGCAACTCAGCGCCGACGCGCCCGCAATGGGTAAAGCTGCTGCAATTTCAAAACTCAGCTCGGCAGGTTTGGGTATCAGTTGGTCTGTTTTGGCAACGACGTATTCTGCATACGGCCCCGATTGCTTAAAAGGGTCAATGGCTCCCATCACTTCGTCACCCACGTTAAATGCCTGTACGGCACTGCCCACTGCCACTATCTCTCCCGAAAAATCGACGCCCATGAGCATGGGGAGTTTGCGTCTAACAAACATTTTTGCTTCTCCTTTTCTGATTTTGAGCTCCAAAGGCGAAATCGTAAAGGCTTTTACTTTGACGAGCACTTCTTCTACGGAAAGGACGGGCGTAGGTACTTCATCAATTTTTAGGGCGGAAAGGTCACCGTAGTGTTGTAGTAAAATTGCTTTCATAAGAGGTTTATTTCATAAAAATTTTGCCCCAAATATCACGGAAACTGAGAACTTTTCTTCTCATGGTTTTCCATGATATTTGGGGCAAATAAGTACGTTATAGAATCCCAATCACTCCCCTCGCTCTTTTTTCGAGTGCTTCACGCTCCGCCTTATCATCGTCTTCATTACGCGACTTGGGTTCATCTGTACTGCCGAAAACATATACTTTGAGTGCCATTTAAGTGAAAGGGGTTGAATGAATGTTTTTGATTTCTAATGCTTTCCGTCTGAGTCCCTGTAGGTTTTAGACAATTCAACCACCAAGAACAAGATCTTCAATATGCAGCAAGTTGTCTTTCAAGAGAAAAATAATTCCATCATTATCATTCAAGGTATTGTTTACGGCAAAGGCTGTCCAACCACTTGTCCAATTATATGTCTTTATTCTTTTACCAAGAGAAGTTCATCTTTTGGATAATGTCGTTTTACTTCAATTGCCACTTCTTTACCCGATTTTCCTGGCAAGTCAATGTCCAAAAGCAAGACATCAATGGGCTGTTTTTTAAGAAAAGGCATCACTTCATGGCCATTATGCACTACACCCGCGAGTTTGTAGTCTGTCGCATAATCAATGATGAAACGGAGCCCATCCACAAACAATCGGTGATCATCAGCAATAAAAAGCATATACATCAATGGTTAGAGAAACCTTATAGGTTTGAGTATAATCGAGTGGACAAAATTAAAACCGCATCTTCTAACATCAACCCCCAATACGGGTGGGGGCTAACAACGAATCCTATTTCTCTTTGTTTCATAAATACAAGGCACTCAAACCCATAATGGTCCAAATGCTGCAATCTATGTAGAGTGTTTTGTGCGGCGGCATCTCCCGTACATTGAGATTGTAGGCATATACAATAAGGGCAAAAAAGGTCAAAAACGCGACGGACAACAACCAAGATCGTCGGATAGCCTTGTCAGTAGAACAGAAAGCAACATAACCCAAATAACCGATGGCAAGTTGGTAGCCACCAATAAAGTTCATGGATGACCGTACCACATTGGCGTTCTTCTATGCTAAAAACTTTTCTTGCTTTAACCAATCATAGCCATCTTTGACACAAACATTCAATGGTACTAATCTCAAACCTAACTCTTGTTGGGCTTTTTCGCTTGAAAACTGGTAATCTTTTCTGCTTAGCAAGTCTGCCAATTCGGGAGAAATAAGCGGTGGTTTATTGGTAAAAATAGCTACAAAATCTAAGACTTTCCCCAGAAGCTTGTATAAAAAAACGCTGGCAACGGGTGGTGTTTTCTTTCCCAATAATCGGCAAATTTCATCCATAAATACTTTGAAAGATGCATTTTCACCGCCTAAGATGTATTTTTCGCCACTTCGGCCTTTATCTACAGCTGCAATATGCGCCTTTATTACTTCGTCAACATGCACAAAGCAACTTGTGCCCGGGGGGATAAAAGGGGCTTTATCATTTTGAAGCGCAACAAACGCACTTCCCCAAGTGGTAATATCATAAGGGCCTAACACAATGGAAGGGTTCATTACTACTACTTTCATTCCCAAATTTACCCCTTTGAGTGCTTCTTGCTCACCTGCCCATTTGTTTTTTTCATAGTTACCCCATGCAACATCCCCGCGTTGGGGTGTATCTTCGGTGGTAAGCCCCCGCACATCTCCCCAAGCAGAGATACTCGACGTATGAACAAAGCATTTGGCCTTTTTTGCCACTGCTACTTCCACCATATTACGTGTACCTGTCACGTTGGTTTCAGTTTGAGCCGCGTACTGTTTTTTCCAAGAATTAACGTCGCCCGCTACATGAAAAACGGCATCTAAACCACTAGGCATTCCTTTTTCGAGCGAGAATCGGTCTTCCAGCGAGCCTACTACCCAGTTTATGTCTAGGCCTTTAAGATATGTAAGGTCGGATGTGGAACGACGTAGGGCGGTCACTTCCCAACCTTCAGCCACTAATTTATGAAGAAGATTGATACCGATAAAGCCAGTACCACCCGTTACAAATGCTTTTTTTTTCATGTCATAGAAAGGTTATACAGATGATGATTTAGTATTTTAACGCGAACTTTTCAAGATAAGTACTTGGTTTTGTGCCTCATAGAGGCTTAACATTTGTAGAACAATGAGGGTTTGTCCGATTTGGTGTGCCATAGGTACACCACTTATAAGCGATGTTGTGTACCTACGGCACACTAAAATAAGAAAATAGGCCCCTATAACTACAAAGAGGTAGTGCCTAAAGGCACATTTCTTGAAAAGTTCGCGTTATTTTTTAAGTTTATTAAAAAACGATTGCTATGGTATGAAGAAACTCCTAAAAGCCCGTTAGACTCAACATTACAATCTTCCATTGGCCGTTGATTTTCTCCAGAATGCGCAACGAACGTTGTTTTTGTCCCACACTTCCATCGGCTTTTTTATCTTCTTGGGTATAAGTAGCCCAAGCCAAATTACCTGAAATGTGCGATTCATAATCACTGATGGTAGAGGTAAGTCCCGTAGGTTTGTGAGTTTTGCCAAACTCTTGATGGCCTTTTTGGAGGGCTTGACCTTTCAAATAGGGCGTATTAGCCAGTTTTCTGAGTTTTTCGTCTTGCCGTTCTATGTAAGGTGTGGTCGCCCAGTTTGATCCCCACACGGCCAGATTGGCTTCGTGGTAGGCTTTGGTTTCGGCATCAATCACTTGCCTAACGGCAGCCTCTTCATCGGCTGTTGGCGAGGCTATATCGGTTTGTTGTGAGCTTACAAACATCCACTTGTTATTGCGCCGCTGAAAAACATAGGTAGCCGCTACTTGCTTACTGCGCTCGATACCGTCTTTGTCTAAACGCACGGTTTTGTGGATACCAGTAGAAACGGCCAAGTCACCCGATTGAAAAATCATAGGTTGGAGCATCTCGGTCGAAACAATGTTTTGTTTTTCGCCTTTCAAAGCCATTTCTTTGGTCACATAGCTGCCCTGCACGGTTGAATATCTGAAATCATCAGAAAGGCGATTGGTATAAAAAGCTTTGGAATCAGTCTTGTATTCGTTCTCTATTTTTTGCTGCATTTGGGTCGTGAACGTGTTGTCTTCGCCGCCCGTTTGATAATCTATTTTGGTGTGGTGTAAGTCGGTCAGCGTCCAGTTGTTGTTTTTCCATTCAAAGGTATAGGTGAAGGCATCTTTCCATGTCATTTTTTGGCCATTGGGAAGTACCAAAGCATGGTTTCTAATGCCCGATACCACGCCCAAACTGCCTGATTGTTTTACGCGCAGGTCGCTCATTTGGGTCTCGCTTTTGGCAGTGGGGCGAGATTTGAGCAAAGCAAGCGTTGCGGCCTTGTCATAAAACTGCCCACTATGCCCCGCCACAAAGCGCAGCTTATCGTCCATTTGTTGAATGGCCTCCATCGAATTTTTGTCATAATCAGCTAACCCTTTTTCAAAGGCAGCTTTTAGGTCGGTTTGGGCGTAGATGCTTCCTGTCGTCAGCATGACAAAAGTAAAAATTAGCTTTTTCATTGTAGGGATCATTGGTTTATGGTTTAAAAATTCAATTATCTCTTAGGGATTCTCAATCAAACCTTGGCGAATCGCTTCTTTTATCAAACCAACTACCGATTTTACTCTCAACTTTTGAAACAGGTTTCGGCGGTGGGTTTCAATAGTGGGGACGCTCACTTGCAATTGGCTAGCAATCTGCTCAGTGGTCAGTTCTTGGCTGATGAGTTCCAATACTTCTATTTCGCGTTTGGTGAGCATACGTTTTTGATTGATGCTACAAAGTTGGTCGCTTATTATTTCTCAATTTATCAGGGCATACCACGATTTTATATCATGGTAAACCATGATTTTGAAGCCATTACGTAGCTAATAATTTGAAAAATGATGGATTAAATAGATATTGACCTCATTAACCTCTTCTCTATGAAAAGAATACTCCCTCTTGTTGTACTTGTGATTTTTAGCACAATTGCTTGGGCTCAGTCGGTTCAGGATGATTTGCGGAAAATCGCTGAATTTCGCCGAATGTCGCCTTCTTTTCAAAAGGATACACTATTGATAGGTACCCAAATTAACCTTGCCACCACCTATAATCGTCTCCAGAAATTAGACTCTGTCCGCTATTGGCTCTGGGAAAGTGAAAAAATGCTATCTAAAACCAAATGGCAGCGAGGATGGGGCTTTTTTTATCGGGCACGTGGTCAATATTATGTGTTTAACCTCAAAAAAGACTCATCGGTAGCCGATTTCATCAAGTCCATAGCGATTTGGGAAAAAGAAAAGAACTGGCGACAAGCAGGGATTGCCAGTGCACGACTTGGCAACGCACTATTGATGGATTTACAATTTGACAAAAGTCTTTTTTACCTCAACCAAGCCCTCAAAACGTTTGAAGAACACAACGACTATTTTAGCCAAGCCAATACACTCAACTACATGAGTAATGTGTATCGAAGTATGAACAATTATACCAAAGCATTGGAAATACATCGTAGGGTTATGTATCTGGTTGGAAAGTACAAACTAAGTCCTGATCTTATTCAGTACAAGCACGTAGCCACGTCTTATTTATTCAACAATATGCTGGATAGCGGACGTTATTATTTTGCCAAAGAAGGCATTGATATTGACAAAAATCCTGAAAAAATCAATGATAATTTCACCTATAATCGTCTCACTGAATTTTTCGATGGGGCTGGTATGCCCGAAAAAGTCGTTAAAATGGCCAACTTATCACTACAACTTGCCGAAAAAAATAAGTCGGTGGCTTATGCTCGTACTGCCCATGAAATGCTCCACAAAAGCTATCAAAATCTCAAAAACTATGAACAAGCATTGTACCATTACACCAAAGCGCAGCAAATCAATGACTCTCTCGAAAAGGCTGAAGTGAGTCTCAAGCTCAGTCAGTTGGAAATGCAATACCAAACTCAGAAGAAAGAAACTCAAATAGAACGTCAACGAGCTGAATTGGCCATCAGTAAACAAACCCTTTTGCTCAATGAATCTAAAATGAGTTTTCTAAACAAAGACCTTTTACTTCAACAAGCACTCGTAGCCCAGCAAAACGCAGACAAAAAACGAAAAGAAGCCGAGTTTAAAATCGCCAATCAACAACAAAAAGTAGCGATGGAACAATTGACTCAGCAAAATGAGCTGACTTCCCAGCGGCAAACTCGTAATTTGCTATTGGCCAGTATTGCATTTTTGATGACTCTCGCAGGCGTACTTTTTTATCATAATCAGAGCCTTAAAAGAAAAAACAAAGAAATATCAGCCTCAGTTTTAAAGGGCCAAACCATTGAACGAAAACGCGTAGCGGCTGACCTCCACGATAGCCTCGGCAGCACCATGTCTTCGCTGATTTATACCGTCAATGCCATTGATATTCAAAAGCTTGATGACGACGAGAAAAACGTCTATC contains:
- a CDS encoding SDR family oxidoreductase; translation: MKKKAFVTGGTGFIGINLLHKLVAEGWEVTALRRSTSDLTYLKGLDINWVVGSLEDRFSLEKGMPSGLDAVFHVAGDVNSWKKQYAAQTETNVTGTRNMVEVAVAKKAKCFVHTSSISAWGDVRGLTTEDTPQRGDVAWGNYEKNKWAGEQEALKGVNLGMKVVVMNPSIVLGPYDITTWGSAFVALQNDKAPFIPPGTSCFVHVDEVIKAHIAAVDKGRSGEKYILGGENASFKVFMDEICRLLGKKTPPVASVFLYKLLGKVLDFVAIFTNKPPLISPELADLLSRKDYQFSSEKAQQELGLRLVPLNVCVKDGYDWLKQEKFLA
- a CDS encoding response regulator transcription factor, translating into MLTKREIEVLELISQELTTEQIASQLQVSVPTIETHRRNLFQKLRVKSVVGLIKEAIRQGLIENP
- a CDS encoding nuclear transport factor 2 family protein, with the translated sequence MKKLIFTFVMLTTGSIYAQTDLKAAFEKGLADYDKNSMEAIQQMDDKLRFVAGHSGQFYDKAATLALLKSRPTAKSETQMSDLRVKQSGSLGVVSGIRNHALVLPNGQKMTWKDAFTYTFEWKNNNWTLTDLHHTKIDYQTGGEDNTFTTQMQQKIENEYKTDSKAFYTNRLSDDFRYSTVQGSYVTKEMALKGEKQNIVSTEMLQPMIFQSGDLAVSTGIHKTVRLDKDGIERSKQVAATYVFQRRNNKWMFVSSQQTDIASPTADEEAAVRQVIDAETKAYHEANLAVWGSNWATTPYIERQDEKLRKLANTPYLKGQALQKGHQEFGKTHKPTGLTSTISDYESHISGNLAWATYTQEDKKADGSVGQKQRSLRILEKINGQWKIVMLSLTGF
- a CDS encoding response regulator transcription factor — protein: MLFIADDHRLFVDGLRFIIDYATDYKLAGVVHNGHEVMPFLKKQPIDVLLLDIDLPGKSGKEVAIEVKRHYPKDELLLVKE
- a CDS encoding GNAT family N-acetyltransferase, which translates into the protein MKTPFTFVFREITEKAELKHAFRMRYQACQHSENKAFIRENEQQIDIDGFDLHSKHFGFFREHEMVGYVRAIFPAKIYTNPLAEAMKAEYGTLIPQTMKEDYPFLSYENVPASHFEFKRTLEDNGDVICEASRFIIHPRYQSSGAARLLIESSLSTHIQHEDCSYVVINCCPTHERFYTRYGIKNIDDNRSYTTNGVEKITLAISMSPAAISEPYREYLLELNNQYRQTQQIVMTL
- a CDS encoding NAD(P)-dependent alcohol dehydrogenase, whose translation is MKAILLQHYGDLSALKIDEVPTPVLSVEEVLVKVKAFTISPLELKIRKGEAKMFVRRKLPMLMGVDFSGEIVAVGSAVQAFNVGDEVMGAIDPFKQSGPYAEYVVAKTDQLIPKPAELSFEIAAALPIAGASALSCLRDLGKLKSGQRVMILGAAGALGHLAVQIAKQMGASVTGVCRASNFEFVKGLGADEVIDYTVQDPFEREEAYDLIIDIVDKYTFKQAQQALKKGGIFINTVPGPAKFLQVALNPFRSKKMALLMLKLTTSDLAWVTNQVKEGKLRLHLDKIYGGLESIYEATTNVEAGHVRGKLVIKVG
- a CDS encoding sensor histidine kinase; the protein is MKRILPLVVLVIFSTIAWAQSVQDDLRKIAEFRRMSPSFQKDTLLIGTQINLATTYNRLQKLDSVRYWLWESEKMLSKTKWQRGWGFFYRARGQYYVFNLKKDSSVADFIKSIAIWEKEKNWRQAGIASARLGNALLMDLQFDKSLFYLNQALKTFEEHNDYFSQANTLNYMSNVYRSMNNYTKALEIHRRVMYLVGKYKLSPDLIQYKHVATSYLFNNMLDSGRYYFAKEGIDIDKNPEKINDNFTYNRLTEFFDGAGMPEKVVKMANLSLQLAEKNKSVAYARTAHEMLHKSYQNLKNYEQALYHYTKAQQINDSLEKAEVSLKLSQLEMQYQTQKKETQIERQRAELAISKQTLLLNESKMSFLNKDLLLQQALVAQQNADKKRKEAEFKIANQQQKVAMEQLTQQNELTSQRQTRNLLLASIAFLMTLAGVLFYHNQSLKRKNKEISASVLKGQTIERKRVAADLHDSLGSTMSSLIYTVNAIDIQKLDDDEKNVYQNLKQMLDTAYNEIRLLSHNLLPEEFEKQGLAEALKHFVRKINQTKAIQFDLSIDPKLERLPPKIEFELYSICLELINNILKHSKATQAQINLSARAADRSNGEVKLIVSDNGIGFFENDSDGKGIKNVKARVESLNGTWKIDSKQDEGTSSIISIPL
- a CDS encoding triple tyrosine motif-containing protein, whose protein sequence is MGTPGGLCRYDGTQMRFVRDSAIRAVDLVRTIVEDPNSNFWLGVNRIPSFFERYSTVAYFLRKTERFVHLKEKTKDGWRPMKGQPLGLIGARLWCISPSNQQLFYFDLVTRRKTVVLTQVPFFEDNNFYDHQSMFDGKRYLWIHLLEGLLRFDTQTFECRYVFSNHPLNKLGQPTFFSHFKLTDKGIYAATKDFSGMLISNDLRTVKPTTKTQEFFAPHHSVVTLPKAVYPHYKTFGDGVQWLWNFNYGYKLNPLIPKFQKITASTHEVPIKLSNRGFLALNDNLLRVNLDDYQVLLYNKKTNELFSPSLNDKLNNTGGRTFRSKDGNVWIMAKNRLCVYDPSSQKIRTFVNPDTLQNESKFANTVRDVFEATPMTLVLNTESGMFVFHRKRFTFQRIPFFGTNGRVCLMDKEGRFYVGFNGKLHIGYLQDTVWRATTAPITGAIFRNGYNDVAHNQVLGASATGLLVISKTTWKVTKWTPKQGLASEYVYDALVDKKGHFWVSTSRGMSRIDPVKSKVENFKLTDGLQSNDFNSRTASLAPDGEMFFGGSQGFNRFYPEDIKKNTYLSQPYLTQLTVKEAPYKLPVVISEATSITLPPDSNSFAIQYSVIDYVSEGVNSYQFRLLGSDSTWVNANKQTIARFIQVPAGKYVFEVKAANSDGVWNPIPTQLNIEIRPYFWQTKWFKALLFLGMIIGLYFFDKYRVRRLLAQQRKEIKLMVQTQEIERNRFAKEVHDGIGANLTALRIMVGLLGNIEITTLKSKLENVLETTFDDLRGLINDMSPRGLKIKGLVGVLRERAMLINQTQKVYVIVNVSRRFPKHLAEEYEVNLYRIAQELLQNTLKHASATEAAFYLDFSVKCLTLSYNDNGVGFDVAQAKRKNGNGLSNLQARTQLLHGTMEIHSAVGQGMEVIIKIPYNLAVEQ